The proteins below come from a single Gossypium raimondii isolate GPD5lz chromosome 2, ASM2569854v1, whole genome shotgun sequence genomic window:
- the LOC105789169 gene encoding putative disease resistance protein RGA1 codes for MAESFAFEIAGKVLEKLGSAAYERISLAWGVREEFEKLKLTLAAIRAVVLDAEQQQARTQEFSLWLQRFKDACYDVDYLIDEFEIEALRRQVLEQGSTGSKVRHFFSGSNPLAFRFRMSYKIKKANEMLNEIAANKAKFHLTEKHETNVIHRERETYSFVKTSSVIGRDEAKQHLQNFLMNPTDGEDILVLPIVGIRGIGKTTLAQLVFNEESVKSHFELRIWVCVTEDFDIKQLMIKIIKSATGRECKDMNKEELHKVLQDCLNTKRIFVVLDDVWNEDKKKWIELKDLLCGGAQGSRIIVTTRIRNVATITGTTPLYDLEHLSYDNCLSLFLKLAFKEGEEKQHDNLVRIGEGIVQKCKGVALAVKTLGSLLCSTRVQHDWELVRDSELWKLKQEENDILPALKLSYDHLPWYLKQCFAFCSVFPKDFEFNHLYLISLWMENGFLQSPYENEEPEDIGNRYIQELLSRSFFQQVEEDIFAPILKMHDLVHDLALSVAQNEVNSCNHYSTGNVRHLWFDLSKQDASRLPNNLGCLQSLFLSNEEGKADNESLIAEIISRSKHLRVLDLSECSLEQLPNNISYLKQLRYLNLAYNGNIKRLPNSICNLQSLQTLDFFGCRGIEELPKDIRYLISLRELIVTTKQTRLQENGISCLTCLRRLIFSECENLEKLFEDIQNLTSLRELNIRQCHNLVSLPQGLKYLPKLESLEISDCEKLDLTMEELELEREEGGSLRNLWIGGVPKLESLPQWILLGSIRTLQDLNIRNLKNLSTLPTWFQHLTSLQSLEISNCPRLSSLPEGMQRLTALKGLEIRGCPKLNKRCIKETGEDCPKIAHVPDFHCDDWETTTDEE; via the coding sequence ATGGCTGAATCCTTTGCATTCGAGATCGCCGGAAAAGTATTGGAGAAACTAGGGAGTGCTGCCTATGAAAGAATTAGCTTGGCATGGGGTGTTCGAGAGGAGTTTGAAAAGCTTAAGTTGACCCTAGCTGCTATCAGAGCTGTGGTCCTGGATGCTGAACAACAACAGGCTCGTACCCAGGAGTTCAGTCTTTGGCTACAAAGGTTCAAAGATGCTTGCTACGACGTGGACTATTTGATAGACGAGTTCGAGATCGAAGCATTGAGGAGGCAAGTCCTGGAACAGGGAAGCACTGGAAGTAAGGTACGCCATTTCTTTTCTGGCTCAAACCCTTTGGCATTTCGCTTTAGGATGAGCTATAAGATCAAAAAGGCAAACGAGATGTTGAATGAGATTGCAGCTAACAAGGCCAAGTTTCATCTCACTGAAAAACATGAGACTAATGTCATACATCGTGAGAGGGAAACCTACTCCTTTGTTAAGACATCTAGTGTCATCGGTCGAGATGAAGCTAAACAACACCTACAAAACTTCTTAATGAATCCAACTGATGGGGAAGATATCCTTGTCCTTCCCATAGTTGGGATCAGAGGTATCGGGAAAACTACCCTTGCCCAATTGGTGTTTAATGAGGAGAGTGTGAAGTCGCATTTTGAATTGAGAATTTGGGTGTGTGTTACAGAGGATTTTGACATCAAACAACTGatgataaaaatcattaaatctgCCACTGGCAGAGAGTGCAAGGACATGAATAAGGAGGAATTACATAAAGTTTTACAAGATTGTTTGAATACTAAAAGAATTTTTGTGGTCCTGGATGATGTCTGGAACGAGGACAAGAAGAAATGGATTGAGCTGAAAGATTTGTTGTGTGGGGGAGCCCAAGGGAGTAGAATCATTGTCACAACTCGTATCCGCAATGTGGCTACAATCACAGGCACAACACCTCTGTATGATTTAGAGCATCTTTCTTATGACAATTGTCTATCATTGTTTCTTAAACTTGCCTTTAAAGAAGGTGAAGAGAAACAACATGACAATCTTGTAAGAATCGGGGAAGGAATTGTTCAAAAATGCAAAGGGGTTGCTTTGGCCGTGAAGACTTTAGGCAGCTTACTCTGTTCAACTAGGGTACAACATGATTGGGAACTTGTGAGAGATAGTGAGCTATGGAAGTTGAAACAGGAGGAAAATGACATCTTGCCTGCTCTAAAACTAAGTTATGATCATTTGCCCTGGTATTTAAAGCAATGTTTTGCTTTTTGTTCAGTTTTTCCAAAAGATTTTGAATTCAATCATCTCTATTTGATCTCCCTTTGGATGGAAAATGGCTTTTTGCAATCACCATACGAAAATGAAGAGCCAGAAGATATTGGGAATCGGTATATACAAGAGTTACTATCAAGATCTTTCTTCCAACAAGTTGAAGAGGATATTTTTGCTCccatcttgaaaatgcatgatttAGTACATGATCTTGCATTATCAGTGGCGCAAAATGAGGTGAATTCATGTAACCATTATTCGACTGGGAATGTTCGACATTTATGGTTTGATCTATCGAAGCAGGATGCTTCCCGGTTGCCAAATAACTTGGGCTGTCTGCAATCACTTTTCTTATCAAATGAAGAAGGCAAGGCTGATAACGAATCTCTTATTGCAGAAATCATCTCAAGGTCTAAACATTTGAGGGTGTTAGATTTGTCTGAGTGTAGTTTAGAGCAATTGCCAAACAACATAAGTTATTTAAAGCAGTTGAGATATTTGAACCTAGCCTACAATGGAAATATTAAAAGACTTCCAAATTCCATTTGCAATTTGCAGAGTTTGCAAACACTTGACTTTTTTGGATGCAGGGGAATTGAAGAGTTACCAAAAGACATAAGGTACCTGATTAGCCTTAGAGAATTAATAGTAACAACAAAACAGACGCGTTTGCAAGAGAATGGAATATCGTGCCTCACTTGTCTTCGAAGGTTGATCTTTTCTGAAtgtgaaaatttagaaaagttgttTGAAGACATTCAAAACCTAACATCTCTCCGAGAATTGAACATACGTCAATGCCACAACTTGGTTTCATTGCCACAAGGTTTAAAATACCTACCTAAATTAGAAAGTTTGGAAATCTCTGATTGTGAAAAGCTTGATCTCACTATGGAGGAGTTGGAACTTGAGAGGGAAGAAGGTGGTAGCCTTAGAAATTTGTGGATCGGAGGAGTGCCAAAGCTGGAGTCACTACCCCAATGGATTCTTCTAGGATCCATCAGAACTTTGCAGGATCTGAACATCCGCAACTTGAAGAATCTCTCGACGTTACCAACATGGTTCCAACATCTCACATCGCTTCAAagtcttgaaatttcaaattgcCCAAGGTTGTCGTCTCTACCAGAAGGGATGCAACGCCTCACTGCACTCAAAGGATTAGAGATTAGAGGGTgtccaaaattaaacaaaagatgCATTAAAGAAACCGGTGAAGACTGCCCTAAGATTGCTCATGTCCCTGACTTTCATTGTGATGACTGGGAGACAACAACAGATGAGGAATAG
- the LOC128039263 gene encoding putative disease resistance protein RGA3 yields the protein MAQSFAFGITGKVLEKLGNVAYEGICSAWGVRKEFEKLKDTLAAIRAVVLDAEQQQARTQELSLWLQRFKDACYDVEDLIDEFEIQALRRQVLERTGKKVRHFFSGSNPLAFRFRMGYKIRKANEMLNEIATSMAKFHLTEKHEPNDVIHRERETYSFVNTSSVIGRDEAKQHLINFLMNPTDEKDIPVLPIVGIGGIGKTTLAQLVFNEESVKSHFELRIWVCVTEDFDTKQLMIKTIQSATGMNCKDMNKEELHKALQDCLNGKRFFMVLDDVWNEDKKKWSELKDLLCGGAQWSRIIVTTRSRKVATITGTIPSYDLEHLSYENCLSLFLQLAFKEGEEKQYGNLVRIGEGIVHKCKGVALAVKTLGSLLCSTRVQHDWELVRDCELWKMKQEENDILPALKLSYDHLPWYLKQCFAFCSVFPKDFEFSTFRLIPLWMANGFLQSPYENEEPEDIGKRYIQELQSRSFFQQVEPESFFSNFKMHDLFHDLALSVAQNEVNSCNHYSTGNVRHLWFDLSKQDVSQLPNNLSRLQSLFLEDEGKVDSESLIAEVISRSKHLRVLDLACCNLEQLSNSTRYLKQLRVLSLAYNGNIKRLPNCICNLQSLQTLNLAGCRGIEELPEDIRYLISLRQLTVTTKQTRLQENGISCLTSLRTLAFSECENLEKLFEDIQNLTALREMIIYECKNLVSLPQGLKYLTALENLAISDCEKLDLTMEELELERKEDGSLRKLCIEGVPKLESLPQWILLGSTKTLQHLYIGELENVSMLPTWFQHLTSLRSLKIDDCPKLSFLPEEMQHLTSLQSLEIDDCPELSFLPEGMQHLTALKRLKIEGCPKLSKRCIKETSEDWPMIAHARKIIVKR from the coding sequence ATGGCTCAATCCTTTGCATTCGGGATTACCGGAAAAGTATTGGAGAAACTAGGCAATGTTGCCTACGAAGGAATTTGCTCCGCATGGGGTGTTCGAAAGGAGTTCGAAAAGCTTAAAGACACGCTAGCTGCTATCAGAGCTGTGGTCCTGGATGCTGAACAACAACAGGCTCGTACCCAGGAGCTCAGTCTTTGGCTACAAAGGTTCAAAGATGCTTGCTACGACGTGGAAGATTTGATAGACGAGTTCGAGATCCAAGCATTGAGGAGGCAAGTCCTGGAAAGGACCGGAAAGAAGGTACGCCATTTCTTTTCTGGCTCTAACCCTTTGGCATTTCGTTTTAGGATGGGCTATAAGATCAGAAAGGCAAACGAGATGTTGAATGAGATTGCAACTAGCATGGCCAAGTTTCATCTCACTGAAAAACATGAACCTAATGATGTCATACATCGTGAGAGGGAAACCTACTCCTTTGTTAATACATCTAGTGTCATCGGTCGAGATGAAGCTAAACAACACCTAATAAACTTCTTAATGAATCCAACTGATGAGAAAGATATCCCTGTCCTTCCCATAGTTGGGATCGGAGGTATTGGGAAAACTACCCTTGCCCAATTGGTGTTTAATGAGGAGAGTGTGAAGTCGCATTTTGAATTGAGAATCTGGGTGTGTGTTACAGAGGATTTTGACACCAAACAACTGATGATAAAAACCATTCAATCTGCCACTGGTATGAACTGCAAGGACATGAATAAGGAGGAATTGCATAAAGCTTTACAAGATTGTTTGAATGGTAAAAGATTTTTTATGGTATTGGATGATGTCTGGAACGAGGACAAAAAGAAATGGAGTGAGCTGAAAGATTTGTTGTGTGGGGGAGCCCAATGGAGTAGAATCATTGTCACAACTCGTAGCCGCAAAGTGGCTACAATCACAGGCACAATCCCTTCATATGATTTAGAGCATCTTTCTTATGAGAATTGTCTATCATTGTttcttcaacttgcctttaaAGAAGGTGAAGAGAAACAATATGGCAATCTTGTAAGAATCGGGGAAGGAATTGTTCATAAATGCAAAGGGGTTGCTTTGGCCGTGAAGACGTTAGGCAGCCTACTCTGTTCAACTAGGGTACAACATGATTGGGAACTTGTGAGAGATTGTGAACTATGGAAGATGAAACAGGAGGAAAATGACATCTTGCCTGCTTTAAAACTAAGTTATGATCATTTGCCCTGGTATTTAAAGCAATGTTTTGCCTTTTGTTCAGTTTTTCCAAAAGATTTTGAATTCAGTACTTTCCGTTTGATCCCATTGTGGATGGCAAATGGCTTTTTGCAATCACCATACGAAAATGAAGAGCCAGAAGATATTGGGAAGCGGTATATACAAGAGCTACAATCAAGATCTTTCTTCCAACAAGTTGAACCTGAGTCTTTCTTTTCCAACTTCAAAATGCATGATTTATTTCATGATCTTGCATTATCAGTGGCGCAAAATGAGGTGAATTCATGTAACCATTATTCGACTGGGAATGTTCGACATTTATGGTTTGATCTATCAAAGCAAGATGTTTCCCAGTTGCCAAATAACTTGAGCCGTCTGCAATCACTTTTCTTGGAAGATGAAGGCAAGGTTGATAGCGAATCTCTTATTGCAGAAGTTATCTCAAGGTCTAAACATTTGAGAGTGTTAGATTTGGCTTGCTGCAATTTAGAGCAATTGTCAAACAGCACACGTTATCTGAAGCAGTTGAGAGTTTTGAGCCTAGCCTACAATGGAAATATAAAAAGACTTCCAAATTGCATTTGCAATTTGCAGAGTTTGCAAACACTTAACCTTGCTGGATGTAGGGGAATTGAAGAGTTACCAGAAGACATAAGGTACCTGATTAGCCTTAGACAATTAACGGTAACAACGAAACAGACGCGTTTGCAAGAGAATGGAATATCGTGCCTAACTTCTCTTCGGACTTTGGCCTTTTCTGAAtgtgaaaatttagaaaaattgttCGAAGACATTCAAAACCTAACAGCCCTCCGAGAAATGATCATATATGAATGCAAAAACTTGGTTTCATTGCCACAAGGTTTAAAATACCTAACTGCATTAGAAAATTTGGCAATTTCGGATTGTGAAAAGCTCGATCTCACTATGGAGGAGTTGGAACTTGAGAGGAAAGAAGATGGCAGCCTTCGAAAATTGTGCATTGAAGGAGTGCCAAAGCTGGAGTCACTACCCCAATGGATTCTTCTAGGATCCACCAAAACATTGCAGCACTTGTATATCGGAGAATTGGAGAATGTCTCGATGTTACCAACGTGGTTCCAACATCTCACATCACTCCGAAGTCTTAAAATTGATGATTGCCCAAAGCTGTCGTTTCTACCTGAAGAGATGCAACACCTCACATCCCTTCAAAGTCTTGAAATTGATGATTGCCCAGAGCTGTCGTTTCTGCCCGAAGGAATGCAACACCTCACTGCACTCAAAAGATTAAAGATTGAAGGGTGTCCAAAATTAAGCAAAAGATGCATTAAAGAAACCAGTGAAGACTGGCCTATGATTGCTCATGCCCGTAAGATTATTGTGAAGCGATGA